In the bacterium genome, one interval contains:
- a CDS encoding lysophospholipid acyltransferase family protein — MTRRKIYDKSILVKQKFLNLIIPFLAHLLIRLLYNTLKIKVIGEENIRQLKQEGKTLIYAFWHGRQFLLVPYMSHRQIVIMVSLSRDGEYQSRILKRFGCRIFRGSTTRGGTRALLELIKQTKQGDDFGFAVDGPTGPIYEPKEGIISLAKKKKAYIVPLTTAVKKKWILEKAWDKFQIPYPFTQGIIIFGKPYQISEKKDVSEESQILKQKLNAITEQADEFCLIRSKRSGGVTKGDVEIKEIGRYY, encoded by the coding sequence TTGACAAGAAGGAAAATTTATGATAAAAGTATATTAGTGAAACAAAAGTTTTTAAACTTGATTATCCCTTTTTTAGCACATTTACTGATTAGATTACTTTATAACACCTTAAAAATAAAAGTTATTGGAGAAGAAAATATCAGGCAATTAAAACAAGAAGGAAAAACTCTGATTTATGCCTTCTGGCATGGGAGACAATTCCTTCTGGTGCCATATATGAGTCATCGCCAGATTGTGATAATGGTTAGTTTAAGTCGTGATGGAGAATATCAAAGCAGGATTTTAAAAAGATTTGGATGCAGAATATTTCGTGGTTCAACAACAAGAGGAGGAACAAGAGCATTATTAGAACTGATAAAGCAAACAAAACAGGGTGATGATTTTGGCTTTGCTGTTGATGGACCAACAGGACCTATTTATGAACCAAAAGAAGGAATAATATCTCTTGCAAAAAAGAAAAAGGCATACATTGTCCCATTAACCACCGCGGTTAAAAAAAAGTGGATATTGGAAAAGGCATGGGATAAATTTCAAATCCCGTATCCTTTTACTCAAGGAATAATAATTTTTGGAAAACCATACCAGATATCTGAAAAAAAAGATGTAAGCGAGGAGAGTCAAATATTAAAGCAAAAGTTAAATGCTATCACTGAACAAGCAGATGAATTTTGTTTGATAAGAAGTAAGCGTTCAGGTGGTGTAACAAAAGGAGATGTGGAGATTAAGGAGATAGGGAGATATTATTAA
- a CDS encoding PorV/PorQ family protein, translated as MRYKLLILISSLILITSSNCWAKSSKGTAGVPFLKIGVGARAVAMGEGFCALADDITAVYWNPAGLTQLTKPEISTVYNDWFEGIGHGFLGFAFPVSSKKAMGFNIIYLDAGKIPGYADSPDESTGNFSARDTAFAFSYTSIITESICIGMTIKGIVQKIEQEEASSFAIDIGQLYQTPMEGLTLATVLQNVGPKIKFAVEGDSLPLTLKLGSAYRFKEQPLAVTCDLTKPIDNNWKINLGLELWFRNLVALRGGFNSQIFKDFGTGITCGFGCNIKHYQVDYAFVPYDELGNTHRLAVTFRFDVR; from the coding sequence ATGAGGTATAAACTATTAATTTTAATAAGTTCACTTATTCTAATCACAAGTAGTAACTGTTGGGCAAAATCGTCTAAAGGGACGGCAGGTGTGCCTTTTTTAAAGATAGGTGTTGGTGCCAGAGCGGTGGCTATGGGTGAAGGATTTTGTGCCTTAGCCGATGACATTACCGCTGTCTATTGGAATCCCGCGGGCTTAACACAATTGACTAAACCTGAAATATCTACGGTATATAATGATTGGTTTGAAGGCATTGGTCATGGGTTTCTGGGTTTTGCCTTCCCTGTTTCCAGCAAAAAGGCAATGGGTTTTAATATCATCTACTTAGATGCAGGGAAAATTCCTGGTTATGCCGATTCGCCAGATGAAAGCACCGGCAATTTCTCTGCCAGAGATACTGCCTTTGCCTTCAGTTATACCTCGATTATCACTGAATCTATCTGCATTGGTATGACAATTAAAGGAATTGTGCAAAAGATAGAACAAGAAGAAGCATCCTCATTTGCAATTGATATTGGTCAATTATACCAGACGCCAATGGAAGGTTTGACTTTAGCTACCGTTCTTCAAAATGTGGGACCAAAGATAAAATTTGCGGTTGAAGGAGATAGCTTACCATTAACCCTTAAATTGGGTAGTGCTTATCGATTTAAAGAACAACCATTAGCGGTTACCTGTGATTTAACAAAACCAATAGATAATAATTGGAAGATAAATCTTGGGCTTGAATTATGGTTTAGAAACTTAGTTGCCTTGCGTGGTGGATTTAATTCACAGATATTTAAAGACTTTGGCACGGGAATTACCTGCGGATTTGGATGCAATATCAAACACTACCAGGTAGATTATGCCTTTGTGCCTTATGATGAATTGGGCAATACCCACCGCCTTGCGGTTACTTTTAGATTTGATGTGAGATGA